Proteins encoded by one window of Nakamurella alba:
- a CDS encoding ATP-binding protein, giving the protein MTAPDQAELLRPHAEQTFATELAALAAVDDRPRPPSWKLSPSAVVTYLLGGVLHDGTPITPKYIGPRRLMEVAVATLATDRALLLLGVPGTAKTWVSEHLAAAVSGDSTLLVQGTSGTAEESIRYGWNYARLLAEGPTRGAMVPSPVMTAMQQGAIARIEELTRIPSDVQDALITVLSEKTLPVPELGIEVQARRGFSVIATANDRDRGVNDLSSALRRRFNTVVLPLPATAEEEVEIVTGRVAALGESLQLPELPSAAEEIRRVVTVFRELRAGRTEDGRTALKSPSGTLSAAEAISVVTSGIALAAHFGDGVLRAGDVAGGIVGAVVKDPGPDGVVWNEYLEAVVRQRRDWADFYRACRDLGS; this is encoded by the coding sequence ATGACAGCACCGGATCAGGCCGAGCTGCTGCGGCCGCATGCGGAGCAGACGTTCGCGACCGAGCTCGCGGCGCTGGCCGCCGTCGACGACCGCCCGCGACCGCCGTCGTGGAAGCTGTCCCCGTCCGCCGTGGTCACCTACCTGCTGGGCGGTGTCCTTCACGACGGGACACCGATCACCCCGAAGTACATCGGCCCGCGCCGACTGATGGAGGTCGCCGTTGCCACCCTGGCCACCGACCGGGCGCTGCTGCTGCTCGGCGTGCCCGGGACAGCGAAGACCTGGGTGTCGGAGCACCTGGCCGCGGCCGTGAGCGGCGACTCGACCCTGCTGGTGCAGGGCACGTCCGGGACCGCGGAGGAGTCGATCCGCTACGGCTGGAACTACGCGCGGCTGCTCGCCGAGGGGCCGACCCGTGGCGCCATGGTGCCGTCCCCGGTGATGACGGCGATGCAGCAGGGCGCGATCGCCCGGATCGAGGAGCTCACCCGCATCCCGTCCGACGTGCAGGACGCCCTGATCACCGTGCTGTCCGAGAAGACGCTCCCGGTACCGGAACTCGGCATCGAGGTGCAGGCGCGTCGTGGCTTCAGCGTGATCGCCACCGCCAACGACCGCGACCGCGGCGTCAACGATCTGTCGTCGGCGCTGCGCCGCCGGTTCAACACCGTGGTGCTGCCGCTCCCTGCGACCGCCGAGGAGGAGGTCGAGATCGTCACCGGGCGGGTGGCGGCTCTCGGCGAGTCGCTGCAGCTGCCGGAGCTGCCGTCCGCGGCGGAGGAGATCCGTCGGGTGGTGACCGTGTTCCGCGAGCTGCGGGCCGGTCGCACCGAGGACGGGCGGACAGCGCTGAAGTCACCCAGCGGGACACTGTCGGCAGCAGAAGCGATCTCGGTCGTGACCAGCGGCATCGCGCTGGCCGCGCACTTCGGTGACGGGGTGCTGCGGGCCGGTGACGTCGCCGGCGGGATCGTGGGCGCGGTGGTCAAGGACCCCGGGCCGGACGGGGTCGTCTGGAACGAGTACCTGGAGGCGGTCGTCCGGCAGCGCCGCGACTGGGCGGACTTCTACCGCGCCTGCCGCGACCTGGGGTCGTGA